One window of the Maylandia zebra isolate NMK-2024a linkage group LG19, Mzebra_GT3a, whole genome shotgun sequence genome contains the following:
- the LOC112434776 gene encoding uncharacterized protein LOC112434776 isoform X2 gives MQPDTMVVHNHMQQTFAWRQKEIANAKVIDVTRGKTPLYQLYLDAREEALTDDLPDLDTRAALLFLPYVFKEKLDLFVILGEVYPKTPYPTVQLLYEDWKPVFSRSAPNIVKLDGSEVCRSSCIFEAIISSFCLYFVFNLAYPKHLKNTLIFLQKYIVKIDEGEDRPLPITVTRQINLLY, from the exons ATGCAACCAGATACCATGGTGGTTCATAACCATATGCAGCAAACGTTTGCTTGGCGGCAGAAAGAAATTGCAAATG CAAAGGTGATTGACGTTACACGAGGGAAAACCCCACTCTACCAGCTCTACCTTGATGCAAGAGAGGAGGCTCTCACTGATGACCTACCag ATCTTGACACAAGGGCTGCACTTTTATTCCTGCCATACGTCTTCAAGGAGAAACTGGATCTCTTTGTCATACTTGGAGAG GTTTATCCTAAAACCCCCTATCCAACTGTTCAGCTACTTTATGAAGACTGGAAACCAGTGTTCTCCAGAAGCGCTCCAAACATTGTGAAGTTGGATGGCAGTGAAGTGTGCAGAAGCTCGTGTATTTTTGAAGCAATCATCTCTTCTTTCTGCTTGTATTTTGTCTTCAACCTTGCTTACCCAAAACATCTGAAGAACACCCTGATTTTTCTCCAAAAGTACATTGTGAAAATAGATGAGGGTGAGGACCGGCCTCTGCCAATCACAGTCACCAGACAAATAAATCTTCTGTATTGA
- the LOC112434776 gene encoding sterile alpha motif domain-containing protein 3-like isoform X1, translating into MQPDTMVVHNHMQQTFAWRQKEIANGMPVEDVLKKYPFLGMPTGLCNELGWIQPTTGNVSQRFREGLSCVAAKVIDVTRGKTPLYQLYLDAREEALTDDLPDLDTRAALLFLPYVFKEKLDLFVILGEVYPKTPYPTVQLLYEDWKPVFSRSAPNIVKLDGSEVCRSSCIFEAIISSFCLYFVFNLAYPKHLKNTLIFLQKYIVKIDEGEDRPLPITVTRQINLLY; encoded by the exons ATGCAACCAGATACCATGGTGGTTCATAACCATATGCAGCAAACGTTTGCTTGGCGGCAGAAAGAAATTGCAAATGGTATGCCTGTGGAGGATGTGTTGAAGAAGTACCCCTTCTTAGGGATGCCTACTGGT CTGTGCAACGAACTCGGGTGGATCCAACCAACAACGGGTAATGTAAGCCAGCGATTTCGTGAAGGGCTCTCATGTGTTGCAGCAAAGGTGATTGACGTTACACGAGGGAAAACCCCACTCTACCAGCTCTACCTTGATGCAAGAGAGGAGGCTCTCACTGATGACCTACCag ATCTTGACACAAGGGCTGCACTTTTATTCCTGCCATACGTCTTCAAGGAGAAACTGGATCTCTTTGTCATACTTGGAGAG GTTTATCCTAAAACCCCCTATCCAACTGTTCAGCTACTTTATGAAGACTGGAAACCAGTGTTCTCCAGAAGCGCTCCAAACATTGTGAAGTTGGATGGCAGTGAAGTGTGCAGAAGCTCGTGTATTTTTGAAGCAATCATCTCTTCTTTCTGCTTGTATTTTGTCTTCAACCTTGCTTACCCAAAACATCTGAAGAACACCCTGATTTTTCTCCAAAAGTACATTGTGAAAATAGATGAGGGTGAGGACCGGCCTCTGCCAATCACAGTCACCAGACAAATAAATCTTCTGTATTGA